One window of the Halorussus sp. MSC15.2 genome contains the following:
- a CDS encoding alpha/beta fold hydrolase, with translation MATESRDSEETPIDPEGPWTHEQAVVGDVRLHYVAAGDEDDPLVVLLHGFPEFWYSWRHQISALADAGYRVVAPDMRGYNRSEKPHGVRSYRTEELVGDVVGLVEHFGRERARVVGHDWGGVVAWETAIRHPEVVSQLAVLNAPHPERYREELRRNPEQWSRSSYALYFQLPWLPERTLGARNCAGVAEMLRETAGPDTFSETDLRRYRRAACRPGALTSALDYYRAFFRENLRREARRLFGGGTRERGVRAPTLLVWGERDPALGVELSEGLERWVPDLRVERLPEATHWVQNDRPDEVSDLLVEFFGEA, from the coding sequence ATGGCAACGGAGAGTCGCGACTCCGAGGAGACACCGATTGACCCGGAGGGACCGTGGACGCACGAACAGGCCGTCGTCGGCGACGTGCGACTCCACTACGTCGCGGCGGGCGACGAGGACGACCCGTTGGTGGTCCTCCTCCACGGCTTCCCGGAGTTCTGGTACTCGTGGCGACACCAGATTTCGGCGCTGGCCGACGCCGGGTACCGAGTCGTCGCGCCCGACATGCGGGGGTACAATCGGTCCGAGAAGCCCCACGGGGTCCGAAGCTACCGGACCGAAGAACTGGTCGGCGACGTGGTCGGACTGGTCGAACACTTTGGCCGGGAGCGCGCCCGCGTCGTCGGCCACGACTGGGGCGGCGTGGTGGCGTGGGAGACGGCGATTCGCCACCCCGAGGTGGTCTCCCAACTTGCGGTCCTGAACGCGCCCCACCCCGAGCGGTATCGGGAGGAACTCCGGCGCAACCCCGAGCAGTGGAGTCGGTCGTCGTACGCCCTCTACTTCCAACTCCCGTGGCTTCCGGAGCGGACCCTCGGTGCCCGCAACTGTGCGGGGGTCGCGGAGATGTTGCGGGAGACGGCGGGTCCAGACACCTTCAGCGAGACCGACCTCCGGCGGTATCGACGGGCGGCGTGTCGGCCGGGCGCGCTCACGTCGGCCCTCGACTACTACCGGGCGTTCTTCCGCGAGAACCTGCGCCGGGAGGCGCGGAGACTGTTCGGCGGCGGGACCCGCGAGCGCGGGGTTCGAGCGCCGACGCTCCTCGTCTGGGGCGAACGCGACCCCGCGCTCGGCGTGGAACTGTCGGAGGGACTGGAGCGATGGGTCCCGGACCTCAGAGTCGAGCGACTGCCCGAAGCGACCCACTGGGTCCAGAACGACCGCCCGGACGAGGTGTCCGACCTGCTGGTCGAGTTCTTCGGGGAGGCGTGA